The sequence TGTGTAGAGAGCGACGGCGGCCGGAGTGGCGGCGATGATGGCTGCCACCTGGCCGGGCGGTGCGGCGCCGGTGGGTGCCGAGGGCGGTCGGCCGGGGTGCACGGTCATGAGGAGGCGCGGAGGCGGGGGCACGGGGCGGCGGCACGGGCGAGCAGGGTGCGGATTTCCCGCTTCGCCTGGCCGCTGTGGCTCACCGGTGCCGAGAAGGGCAGTCGGACGTCGTGTCCGTCGCGGGCGCGCTCGAGGCGTAGCACCAGATGCGACGAGGCTAGCCCGGCCGTGATCGAGTCCGGGAAACAGCCCACCCGCACTGACTCAGGGAGTCCTGCACCGCATCCAGGAGGAACGAAGCCGAGTTGCTCCTGCCGGCGCTGGAGTAGCAAGCAACGTTCACTCACCGTGGTGGCACCGCGGGAGTTGAGCCGGCACCCGAGAATTGACCGTCGCTCTTGGCTGAGGACTCTCAGCCAGGCCCGGATCCGTGACGATCAGCCGAAAATGCGTTGTCGGCTTTGGCTGGGCTGCGAAAGCATCCGGTGCATGGAAGAGCCTGCCGAAAGCCTCAGTTCTGACCAGGTTGAACTGCGTCGGTGGCGCATGAGCGATCTCGACACCTTGGAACGGGCGATCTACGAGTCTCTGGACCACCTGGTGCCGTGGATGCCGTGGGCAGCCCACCCCGGCAGACAGCAAACCGCTGACTTTCTCGCCCGCAGGCAGGCAGAGTGGGAGACCGGGCAAGCCTTCGGCTATGCCCTCACATCAGAGGCCACGTTGATCGGCAGCTGCGATCTCATGCGCCGCATCGGTGAGGGTGGCCTCGATATCGGCTACTGGCTTCACCCTCATTGGACCGGACGAGGTATGGCCACGATGGCCACTGCCGCTCTTGTCCACCAGGGCCTCCAGCTCACGGGCATCGACCGCATCGAGATCCACCACGATGCTGCCAACCCGGCCAGCGGAGCCGTCGCCCGCCGCTTGGGATTCACTGAGGTCGAACGCATACAAGAACCTGAAGGACCCAAGGCTCCTGGCGAATCGGGGATTCGTGTCATCTGGCGGATGACGGCAGACCAGTGGAAGACAAGGAAGCTCAGCATGCCCAACAAGCATGCAGAGCAAGGGTGATTCGGGTGTTTCCGGTCGCACGCCATCCGTGAGGGCGGCGCCGGCCATGACGGGCGACCAGCATGCTGTGCCTGCCGTGCAGAACGGTTTCCGCCCGTGTGTCCTGCCGCGCAGCTGCGGCGGTGAACGGACCGCACTCGAATCACGAGCGGCACAGCCTGTACGGCCGGCTCACCCAGCTCCAAAGCGAGAATCAGGAGCAGCTTGCACCTCCACCAGCCGCCCCGGAGACTCGCCGAGTCCGACGACGACCTCGTCGCCGCCCGGGCGAGCCTACGGCGCATGACCCGAGTCGAGAACTCGTAGAGCCATGGCTGTCGGTGATCAGACCTGGCCACCCATGCGGTACTGGCACCCGCTTGCCCGAGCCGTCACGGGGAGAACCGCTCCGGGCGGAAGTCCGCAAGCATCTCGTCCCTCTTCCCGCTGAGGATCTCCGAAGCAAGCAGTCGGCCGATGACCGGCCCGAGTGTGATGCCGCTGTGGGAAACGGCCTCGTAATAGCCGGGCACGGACGGCACCGCTCCCACCGAGGGGAATCCATCGGCCGGGATGGGCCGGTCGACTACTCGTGTCTGTGCGATGCGGGAGTTGCCGAGCGCGGGAACGACGTGCCGTGCCGATTCGTGGAGCAGCCGTGCGAGGTCCGCCGGCTCTTCGCCTGTGTCGATGAGTGCGTCGACCTCGCGGCTGTGCAGGACCACCGAAGCGTCCCCGTCAGGGCGGATCTCGATGTGAGGCGCGTGCATGGCCCGGTGAACCGGGACCTGAGCACAGTCGATCCGGGCGACGGCGCCGGGTTCCCGGCGCATCGGCAAATGCCGTTTGATGAGCCCGGCGACGTGGGAGGCGCTGGGGCCGGCTGCATTCACGACGATGTCGACGTCGAGACGGCTCCCATCGGAGAGAGCAACTGTCCGGATACTTCCGTCGGCACCGGTGGCGATGTCTGAGGCCGCGGTGCCGGACCGGTGCTCGGCGCCGGATGCAACGGCCTGGCGGACCAGGCGGCCGACGAGGTGACGCCCGTGCACCCAGGCTTCGTCGGGGTAGAACAGGACCGGAACCTCGTCGGGCACCGTGAGAGCAGGTTCGAGGTGACGGCGCACCTCGGCTCCCGTTCGTACCTCGACCCGGTAGTCCCAGCCGGCCAGCAGTCCGGCCGTTTCGAGGAGTGTCGCCTCCGCTGCGGGTTCGTCTGCCCAGCGCAGGTGGCCGCTGGGATACCACCACGAGTCCGGCCCGATGGTCGCGGCAAGCTCACGGTGTGCTGCCATGCCCGCGACGTTCAGGTCGAAGTAGGATTTGCGCGCGGTCTTGTTGCTGGCGTTGACCCACGAGAAGGACCAGTTGGTGACGCCTTCGCCCGGTCGGCCTGCGTCGACGAAGACCACCTTGGCGCCCTGCCGGGACAGGTTCCAGCCCACGCTGGCCCCGAGGATGCCCACACCGATGACAGCAACACGTTCAGGCCGCGTCGCGGACCCGATCCTCACGAACGTCCCCTCCCAGATCACCAGCGAGCGAACCCCGGTTCCTGGCATGCAAGCACCGGTCACGGCTTGCTGCGGTTGTCCTTGCTTCCCACCTGGCTTCCGGCCTGGCTTCCCGCCTGGCCTGGCACCACTACCGCTGGAGCCTCATGTCCCAGTCTCCAGGTGTCCACGGTCAAGGTGAAGCTTCACATCACATCTTCACCCCGGAGCCTGAACATGGTGACCTTTCCAGGGCGAAGACCTGCACCCGACCGGGATCGTGCAACTCGTACCCCTGGCCAAGGACCGGTAAGCATCGTCGGCCGCCCGCCCCGGCATGCGCCCACAGACCGGGGGCGCTACTCCCGGCGGTGACGCTCATGCTCCCTGACCGGCTGAACTCCGACCGTACGAGATGAATCGAGACACAGATGACCGAGATCTGGGAGACAATCGCCCGCCTTGCCGGCCGCCTGGAGGAGCACTCCACGCTCCCTCGCGAACAGCGCATCCTGCTGCAGCTGCTGAAGATCCAGGAGGAGGCCGGCGAGGTCGCCGAGGCCGTGATCGGGGCCATGGGGCAGAACCCTCGGAAGGGTCACTCGCACACCTGGGAGGACGTCGAGGCCGAGATCTGCGATGTCATCGTCAGCGGCATGGTCGCGTTGAGCCGGATGAACCCCGAGGCCGCGACCGTCTTCGCGCGTCATATGGAGGGCATCGTCGCGCGGGACCTCAACACCGCCCAGAAGGTCGAGAAGGCCGAGATGGCGGAGAAGGCGGAGAAGGCGGAGAAAGCCGAGGGTGTCGAGGGCCGGTGAACGGGGCCGCCATCCTGTGAACCGGCTCGCGCTAGCGGACAAGAGCCGTCCTGGTCCGGGGGCGGATGTAGCAGACCACCGTGCCCCGAAGTTCCGTACTGTGAACAGGGGTTGGCCTAGTGACAACCCCGCCAGAGCCCCATCAGATCCCCCTTCGGAGCCCAGTCAGAACCCCGCCAGAACCCCACCAGCCCCAAGAGATATCCAGCGTCGCGCGACCCCGATGCTGCACCGGGCTGCTTCAGACGCCCCCTAGTCTCCCTGTGACCACGCAGCTGACGCGAGTGACAAGTAGACGCCGAAGTCGCTGAGTCCGGTCGTAGTGCTGACGTCCCGGTGAAGCCTGTCCACGCGTTCCTGGCGGTTGGCGGCCCTGCTCTCGAACCACTTGGACCTCACCTCGATCACCACGTCCAAACCGCTCCGGTCCAACGGGCCCAGCTCCCGGAAGCGAATCTCCACATCGCCCGGCTGCAAATCCCCGTCGTACGGTTCCTCGGGACACTCCACGGCCTCGGACACCAGGTGCGGCAGCACCGACCCCAGTTCTCGGAGCTTCGATTCGGCGACTCCCGGCGCATAGGTCACTTCCACAAGCGGCATCGGACCACCCTAGTTTCGATCACGTTCGGTGGTCGCGGAACACCAGCACAAAACCACAAGACCACAAGACCACGAGCACACGGGAGCACGGGAGCACGGGAGCACGGGAGCACCAGCGAGGTTGGGGCCGACATCACTGGGTCATCCGCTCCATCACAGCGACGGGCAGCATCGGGTGCTGGGCTGCGGCTTGCGCGGTGTCCCTGTCACGCAGCAGCTGGACCAGTACTCGGGCGGGCAACTGGGGGTGCATGGCGGCCGCGTGACGTACTCGCTCGTGCGGATCGTCGAGCATCCGCACGGCCGAGGCTACCGTCAGCCGGGGGTCGGTTGCTGCCCGCAGCCGTACCTCCGCTGCGGCGTCCCGGCTGAACCGCTCCACCAGCTCGGTCGTCGATTCGGGGTCATCGAGGGCTAGTTGACGCATGCGCGGGTTCGGGTCGTCGGCGTGGCGCAGGAGGTCACGGCGGGGGAAGTTCGGGTGGCTGTGGGGGCGGTCGGGGAAGCTGAAGCTGCCGGTCCACCATTGCCAGACCTCGAGCAGCATATCGGCGGGTGCGTCGTCGCAGGATTCGGCGAGGAAGAGCTGTACGACACGGTCTTCGTCCCGGGCGAGGCGTTCGACGACGTCGGGCGGAAGGCGCCGGGCGCGGGCGACGCTTCTGCGCACGAGGGGATGGGAGGAGGCGGCCAGGCGGCGCATGGCGTCGGGATCGTCGTGCAGCGCCATGACCCAACGGAGCGGGGAGCAGTGGCCGTGCGGGGCGATGGTGATGCGGATGCCTGCCCGCTGTTCCTCGGTGAGGTCGGACCTGGTGGCCACTACGGAGCGGACGTCCTCGTCGGGATCCTGGGCAAGGCGCTCGACCAGGGCCGGGTCCAAGTAGGGGTTGCCGGCAAGCGAGCAGCGCTGGGCCGGCTCACCACGGCGTGCCAGGTCTTCGGCGACGCCGCGTTCCAGGCGGCAGGTCTCCAGGGCGCGTTCTTTGAGATTCCCGGAGTCGAAGACCGAGAGGGGCATCGGGTGGTCCCGGTGGTGCTGGAGCAGGGCCTCGGCGCGGACCTTGGCATCGGGGTCGTCCAGGAGCCTGCGCCGGGCCGGGCCGTCCAAGTGAGGCCAGGCCCTCGGGCAGGCCGCGGCACGCACGGCCGGGTCAGGATCGGCGGCCAGGGCGGTCACCATCCGTGGGGGAAGTTTGGGGAGACGAGCGGTCGCTTCGCGCACCTGAGTGGAGGGGTCGGCGGCGAGCTGTTCGTAGGCGGTTTCGGTGAGCTCGGCACGCCGGTCCGCCGCGAGCATCGTGAGGATCGATCGATGGCGGGAGTCGTGCTCGCCAAGGATCAGTCGAGTCCATTGCTCGACTGTGAGGTTCGGCTGGGCCTCGGCCAGCAGTCCCCGCACTTTCCACTCGGGGTGGTTTATTGCCGCCTCCACGACGGCCGTGGGCAACGGGCTCCGCAGAACGGAATGTGACAGGCCCAGCAGGCCGGCGCGTAGGTCATCGGGCGTGGACGGGTTGCGCGCAAGCCCATGCGCCCACAACTCTCGCAACCTGGCCGTAGGGCCCGGCCCTTGAAGCAGAGAGGCCCAGGCTGCGGCCCGCTCCTCGGGGGACTCCTGGGCCTTTGCCTGCGCGGCGGCTTCCTGCCGCTCCCTGATCCGGTCCACTGCGATGAGCCAGACCTCGTACTCCTCGGAAGTCGCCCCGAGCAGGGTGTTCCCGTCCGTCGAGAGCGTGACGAACTCCGGCCGGCCGGGCCGCTCCCCCAGCACGCCCGCGAGGTCCCATGGAGCGGCGAGCCGGACCCGCGTCCAGGCCCTGGGGGCGCAGCCCGTCCCGTTGCCTGCGACGTCGATGAGGAATACGCCGTCCTTGCCGATGATCCCGGCCTTGACCGCGAGTCGGTGCCATTGGTCATTCAACTCGGCGACCGGGTCCGGCCGGTCAAGGCGCACGGCCACGGTCGGCTCGGCCTCGAAGGACACCACCGGGCGCCACGCGGCCCGGGGCGGCAGCACCTCTTCGGTCGGCAGACCCTCCACGATTTCCAGCCCGGCACGCTGCAGCAGCTCCGCGAGCTCGTCTCTCCCACCCGTCATGGAACCCATCCTGCCTGAGCTGATCCCTGTCGCTCAGGGGCCGGCCCTTCGCCGCCTGACCCATCGCCACCTGCCCATTTTTCGCCCTTCGGGGTGATAGCGGGGGCATTGTTTCTCCGCAACGATGCTGGTGAAGATCGCCACCGAATGGGAGTCCACTGCCGTGCTCGCGAACACGATCCGCAGGGGCGCCGCCCTCGCGGCCACCCTCGTCCTCCTCACCGCACCTGCCGGCGTTGCCACGCCGAAGCACCATGCCGAAGCCTGCGCCATCGAGCACTTCTGCCTGTACGCGCGCGGGCAGCAGGAGGGCGCCAGGGCCTCCTACACGAAGGGCACCCGCGACACGGCGCTGCAGAATCTCCCCAAGGGAGGATGGTCCGCGTGGAACCGCACCAGCGAGTACTGGTGCCTTTGGACCAAGCCCGGTTACCAGGGCAGCAAGCACCGGCTGAACCCCGGCCAGAAGTTTGGCTTCCAACCCCCGATCAGGTCGCTCCTGCCGTCGAGCGACTTCCGCTGCTGAGTTGCCGAGTTGCTGCGGCGCTGAGTTGCTGAGTTGCTGAGTTGCTGAGTTGCTGAGTTGCTGACGGCACGCTGCGGCCTCGGCCTCAGCAGCGCAAGAGCGGTCTCAGCAGTGGCGCGGGGGCCTCAGCGGCGGGAGCGGTCTCCCGAGCCGTACTGCGGCAGCTTCTCGGAGTGCGCACGGCGTAGAGCCCGAAGTTGAGGCCGTCGTCGACGCGCACCACCACGACGGTGTCGGACTCTTCGTCGGGCCGGACGATCAACGTCGGGTCGGACGATCACCGCCACGCCAGGTGGGCCCCCACCCCCTCTACGCTGCGTTCAACGTTCCGAGACGGCTGCTCAGGGCCGCCGAAGACCAGCCGGTGCACGCCACCGCCGAGCGGGACCGGGAAAGCGACACCCGCGGGGTTCGGGCTGAGGTCGGGGAGTCGCCAGGGTTCGCCGGGACCGCCGGATTCGGCTCCGCGCCACGGAGTCCTTCCGCCGACGAGTTCGGCGTCACCGACCAGTTCGCTGTCAGCGACCGGTGCGGCATCGCCGACGCGTTCAACATCGCCGACGGGTTCGACACCAGCGAGGCGTTCGACATCAGCGACGGGTTCGACATCAGCGACAGGTTTGACGCCGGCAGCGAGTTCGACGTCCGCGACGGCCATGCCGATCCGGCCGTCCTGTCCCGGGAACGGCATGTCCAGGACGCGCCGCACCGTGCTGCGTCCGCCGTCCGCGCCCACCAGGTACCGGGCCCGGACGGTGCGCTCGGCGCCATCGGGTCCGAGGAGGGTGGCGGTGACACCGTCCGCGTCCTGCCGGAACGACGTCAGCTCCCGGCCTCGCAGCACCGGGACGCCGTACTCGGCAAGGTGGTCCTCCAGGAACTCCTCGACCCGGGCCTGCGGGATGCCGACCTGGTGCGGGAACGGGGTGTCCAGCGCGCCGTAGTCGAGCGGCAGTCCGGCGAAGTGGCCGGCGGGAAGGAGGGCCAGCGGCCGGTCCAGTACGGGCTCCAGCCAGCCCCGGCAGTCCAGGACCTCGGCGGTGCGCGGCTGCAGATTCAGCGCTTTGGACTGGCCGCTGCGGTGGGGCAGCCGCTCCGCGATCGCCGTCCGCACTCCGGCCAGTCCAGCTCGTTGGCGAGCAACAGGCCGGTCGGGCCGGCCCCCACGATGAGTACTTCGATATCGGTGTCCACGGCTCCCCTACAACTTCAGGCCGTGCCGGGTGAGGTACCAGTTGTGGAACGCGAACAGCCCGCCGAGCATCACCAGCCAGAGCACGGTGCTGGTGAGCGGGAAGGCGTCCAGCGGGATCGTGTACACCAGCACGACCCGCAGCAGCGCGTCGAGCAGGAAGACCGCTCCCCACACCGCCGTGACCAGTCGCAGGTGGTGACGGAACGCCGGCTCCTCGTCCCACCGCGCCTCCCAGGCCGCCAGTCCGGCCTCGCCGACCTTGGCGATGACGATGCCGCGCGAGGCCGTCATGATGAACGGGCGCCGGGTGAGCAGCGTGCCGAGCACCCAGAGCCCGATCGCGGCGGTCAGCCAGCTGTCCCGGATCATCAGCACCCGCGGACTGCCGGTGATCAGCGACAGCAGCGTTCCGGCCACCACCAGGCTCAGTGTGAACACCGCCATCGCTTCGACGCGGCGCTGCCGCACGATGCCGTAGCCGATCCACGGCAGGAGCAGGACACCTCCGACGACCATCGAGAGCCACTGGCCTGCTCCGGCCGCCCGCAGCCCGTAGTAGGAGCCGAGCGGGATGACCAGCTCGAAGAGCAGTTGTGCGGCGAGCCGGCGGCGCAGCGCCGCCGTGCGGCGTCGGGCGGTCGCCGCGGCGGCGCCGTCCGTGTCGGTCTGCGGTGCCTGGTGCGTTGCCATGATGTGTGCCCCCGTGTCCGCTGTGGTCATGACGTGTTCCTGGTGGCGCGGTCGAACAGGTCCGCCAGCTCCCGGCCGGCGGCCCGCACGTCGAGATCGGGATCGTGGGTGGCGCGGCGCACCACGTCGTCGATGGCGGCGCGGATCGCCCGCATCATCACCCAGGGGTCGAAGTCGCAGAACTCGCCCGCGCGCTGCGCCTTGCGGATCTGCTCCACCTGGACGGCGAGGTTCGCCTCCGTCGAGTCGAGGAAAGCGACCATGCCGGGGTCGCCGCCGCGGAGGTTGGCAAGGATCTCGACGATCGCCGCGAGGTGGTTCGGGTACTCGGCGCACAGGTCGAGGTTGCCTTCGATAGAGGCGCGCAGGCGGGCCGCATAGCTCTCGTGGGCCTCGATGCGGGGGCGGATGTACCCCTCCGCGAGCCGCATCACCTCGGCGACGACCTCGCGCATCAGGTCGTCCCGCCCGTCGAAGTGGTAGGAGATCATCCCCGTGCTGCTCAGCCCGGCGCGCTCCGCGATCTTCGCGAACGAGGCCCGGTGGTACCCGACATCGGCGATGACATCGATCGCCGCGGCGACGATCTGCGCGCGGCGGCCCGTCTCGGTGAAGGAAGCCTTGGTCTTGCGTGCCGCCTTTTGCTTGGCTGTGCTGTTCCTTGCTTGCATGAGCAAGGAGGTAGCGGGGTTTGCTCACCCAAGCAAGATGGTGGTGGCACGCTTGTCCGCGGCGCAGGGCGGCCGGGGGGGGCGGTGCGGGAACGGCGCAGGAGCCCACGGCGCAGGCATGCGCGGTGCGGGCTTTCTCGGTGCGGGCATGCGCGGTGCGACGGTCCGCGGTGCGGCGCAGGACGGGCGTCAGCGGTACGACGCGGTGGGGGCACTCGCCCCCGCACGGGACAGGCAGGCAGCCGACTCGGCCCGTGGAGCGGGTGCCGCCCTACTCGTCAATGGCGGACGGCCGGGCGCCATACTCGGCGGACGACTGAGCGCCGTACTCAGCGGACGGCCGAGTGCCGCACTCAGCGGACGGCCGGCCGCCGTACTCAGCGGCCTCCCGCACCGGCAGGCCCCGCAGCAGGCTGTCCAGGAAGAGGTCGAACCGAAGCGGCGCGTCGCCGAGAAGCCGCTGCTCCTGCGCGCCGAGCCAGGTGACGAGCACGGTTCCGAACACGTACCAGCTCTGCTCGGCCGACTCCGGGTCCGCGCCGCCCGCACGGAACGCAGCGACAACGGCGTCCCGCATCTTGAAGAAGCCGCGGGTGTGCCGGTGGGGGCGGGAGATGCGGGTGGCGTAGCCGGGAGTGGCAAGGAACTCGTCGTGTGCGGCCCAGGCGAGGCGCCCCAGCCACGCACGCCAATTGCCCGGCGTGGGTGCATCGGTGGGGACGATGCGGTCGATCAACGTCTCACTGATCAGGTCGATGACGCCTTCCCGCCCCGGAACCCAGCGGTAGAGGGCGGAGTGCGAGACCCCGAGGCGGGCCGCCAACTGCCGCATGGACAGCGACTCCAGGTCGCCGGACGCGAGCGCGGCCGCCACGATCGCGCCCCTGCTCAGTCGCGCGGGCGGGCCGGGCCGCTTGCCAGGACCAGTCATGCTCCGGACCTTACCGACCCGCCGGGGGCTCCCGCTGACGGCCACCCCTGTCGGTGACGGCCCCCCGTCCGCGACCGCTCCCCACGCAGTAGTGACCAACGGTCTCTATTGGGTTAGTCTCACCTAACTTGGCGACTCGGCTCGCCGAACTCACCTCTGCTTCTCCGGTTTCCTCATGCCGAAAGGAGGGAGTGCTGTGTCCGTACGCACGGAACAGGACGCGCGCCCCCGGAACGGAACGACCAGGCGCCCCGCGAGGGCCGCCGCACCTCCCGGGCTGCTCCTGCTGCTCGCCTGCGGCGCAATGTTCCTGGTCGTCCTCGACGCCACGATCGTCTCCGTCGCCCTGCCCGCCGTCGGGTCCGAACTCGGCTTCGGCGGTGCGGGACTGGGCTGGGTGGTGAACGCCTACACCCTGACCTTCGCCGGTTTCCTACTGCTCGGCGGGCGGTTAGCCGACCTCTTCGGCACCCGCCTGCTGCTGGTGACGGGTCTTGTGATCTTCACCCTCGGCAATGTGTGGTCCGGCCTGGCCGGCGGTCCGGCCCCGTTGGTGACCGCCCGCGCCCTGCAGGGCATCGGCGGGGCGCTCCTGATGCCCGCGACGCTGACCGTTGTGCACCAGGCGTACCGCGACCCCGTACGGCGTGCCCGCGCACTGAGCCTGTGGAGCATGGTGGGCGCGGTCGGCGCCGCCGCCGGAACGGTGTCGGGCGGGGCTCTCACCGATGCGCTCGGCTGGCGCGCGGTGTTCTGGGTCAAGGTCCCCCTGGGTCTCGCCATCGCTGTGGCCGGATGGCTGGTGCTGCCCCGCCGGGCAGCCTCCACCGGGCCGGGCACCGGGCGCCGTCACGTCGACCTGCTCGGGGCGCTCCTGGTGACGGCCGGTCTCGCCGCCCTCATCTACGGCGTCGTGGCGGTGCGCGCACCCGGCACGCGGGGGGCGGCGTTCGCCGGCCTGGGCGGCGGCGTGGCGCTGCTCGCGCTCTTCCTCGTCCATCAGGGCCGCTGGGCTCGCGAACCCCTCGTACCGCTGCGTATCTTCACCTACCGCTCGGTCAGCAGCGCCAACGCGGTCGTCTTCGGTCTGGGCGTCGCCTACCTCGCCAGCCCCGTACTGCTCGCGCTCTATCTGCAACAGGTGCTCCACTACAGCCCCACCCGCGCGGGGTTCGGCTTCCTGCCGACCGCCTTCGCCGTCATGATCGGCGCTCACCTGGCCGGGCGCCTGACCCCGCGCTGGGGCACCCGCCGCACCGCTGCCGTGGGAACGGCCGTCGCAGCCGCCGGCTTCCTGTGGCTGTCGGGCATCGGGGCCCACAGCGCATTCCTGGTGGACATCGCGCCGCCTGCGCTGCTGTTCGGCCTCGGCGCCGGAGTGGCATTCACGCCCATCACCGTGGCGGCCACCAGCGGTATCGACCCCTCGATGACCGGGCTCGCCTCGGGCCTGCTCAACACGACCCGACAGGTGGCCACGGCACTCGGCATCGCCGTGCTCACCACCCTCGCCGAGGCCCGCGGCGGCGCCCCCGGCTTTGCCCTGGCCTTCGCGGTGGCTGCGGCACTGGCCCTCCTCGCCTCCCTCGCCGCCGCGCTGTGGATGCCGCCCCGCGTCGAAACTCCGCACTCCCCACAAACCCCGGACTCCTCGCACTCCCCGGACTCCCCAGTCGCTTGAGCCCGGTTTCCCCTGCAGCCGTGGAAGGACGGCACGGCCGCCTTGGGGGGTGCTATTCCACCCGCCCCGAGCGGAGGAAATCATTCGGAAACGACGTCAAGTACGACAGCCGCACTTCACCCGAACGAGGTCCCCACAGCGGATGGATTCACCCGATCGCCCCCCGTATTCTCGAACCCGCTTCGGGTGAACTACCGGAATGGGAGAGCCACGTGGGCGCACTACTGGATCAGAAGTACGAAAAGCTCTTCTCCTTGCTGGACACCAACGGCGACGGGGTGATCGCCGAAAACGACTTCGAGCTGATGGCCGGCCGAGTACTGACCGCCACCGACGAGGAACGCACGGAAAAGGGCGAGAAGTACGCCGACGAGATGAGGAACTACTGGCGGGCGCTGCGTGATACCGCCGACGCCGACGGCGACGGCCGGATCAGCAAGGACGAGTTCCACCAGGCCCTGCACCAGGTGAGCAACACTTTCGACACGCTGGTCGGACCGCTCTACCAGGCCGGTTTC is a genomic window of Streptomyces sp. Edi2 containing:
- a CDS encoding EF-hand domain-containing protein → MGALLDQKYEKLFSLLDTNGDGVIAENDFELMAGRVLTATDEERTEKGEKYADEMRNYWRALRDTADADGDGRISKDEFHQALHQVSNTFDTLVGPLYQAGFHLADRDDDGLVGREDFVTVLAAIGVRAPEAGASFDRLTEQSGQLTKNQLMAAATQYYCNEDPADTASHLLFGAL